Proteins encoded in a region of the Fusarium falciforme chromosome 6, complete sequence genome:
- a CDS encoding Iron-sulfur cluster assembly protein: MFSRGLRAVSRRAALAAPLARPALVPARQLAPAVAVNASRSYHEKVLDHYSRPRNVGSMNKKDLDVGTGLVGAPACGDVMKLQIRVDPETQKISDVKFKTFGCGSAIASSSYLTELVRGMSLDEAGKVKNTEIAKELCLPPVKLHCSMLAEDAIKSAISDYYTKNPNAKISNLSGTGMKMPTAEPAAATA, translated from the exons ATGTTCTCTCGAGGACTTCGCGCTGTCTCGCGGCGAGCTGCTCTCGCTGCTCCCCTCGCCCGCCCTGCCCTCGTCCCTGCGCGACAGCTCGCTCCCGCCGTCGCCGTCAACGCCTCTCGCTCCTACCATGAGAAGGTGCTCGACCACTACTCGCGGCCCCGAAATGTCGGGTCCATGAACAAGAAGGATCTCGATGTCGGCACTGGCCTCGTCGGCGCCCCCGCCTGCGGCGATGTCATGAAGCTTCAGATCCGTGTCGACCCCGAGACCCAGAAGATCTCGGACGTCAAGTTCAAGACCTTCGGCTGCGGTTCGGCTATCGCTTCCAGCAGCTACCTCACTGAGCTCGTCCGCGGCATGAGCCTGGATGAGGctggcaaggtcaagaacaCTGAGATTGCCAAGGAGCTCTGCTTACCCCCCGTCAAGC TCCACTGCTCCATGCTGGCTGAGGATGCCATCAAGTCTGCCATCTCGGACTACTACACCAAGAACCCCAACGCCAAGATCAGCAACCTCAGCGGCACTGGCATGAAGATGCCCACTGCCGAGcctgccgccgccaccgCCTAA